In the Ipomoea triloba cultivar NCNSP0323 chromosome 6, ASM357664v1 genome, one interval contains:
- the LOC116022896 gene encoding serine/threonine-protein kinase Aurora-2 has product MEIAAGTQLEHQQKASSYEGKGEEKKRWTLNDFDIGKPLGRGKFGHVYLAREKRSNHIVALKVLFKSQLKQSQVEHQLRREVEIQSHLRHPNILRLYGYFYDQKRVYLILEYAAKGELYKELQKCKYFSERRAATYVASLARALIYCHGKHVIHRDIKPENLLVGAQGELKIADFGWSVHTFNRRRTMCGTLDYLPPEMVESVEHDANVDIWSLGVLCYEFLYGVPPFEAKEHSDTYRRILQVDLKFPPKPIVSSAAKDLISQMLVKDSSQRLPLFKVLEHPWIVQNADPSGVFKG; this is encoded by the exons ATGGAGATCGCAGCTGGGACGCAACTGGAACATCAACAAAAG GCTTCTTCATACGAAGGCAAAGGTGAGGAGAAAAAGAGGTGGACTCTCAATGATTTTGACATTGGAAAGCCCCTTGGGAGAGGAAAGTTTGGTCACGTGTATCTAGCTAGGGAGAAGAGG AGCAATCATATTGTGGCACTAAAAGTTCTGTTCAAGAGCCAGCTGAAACAATCTCAGGTTGAGCATCAACTTCGTCGTGAAGTTGAGATACAAAGCCACCTTAGGCATCCAAATATACTGCGACTTTATGGCTACTTTTATGATCAG AAACGAGTGTATTTGATACTGGAGTATGCAGCTAAGGGTGAACTCTACAAGGAATTGCAGAAATGCAAATATTTTAGTGAAAGGCGTGCTGCTACT TATGTTGCATCATTGGCTCGAGCCCTCATATACTGTCATGGAAAACATGTGATACATAGAGATATCAAACCTGAAAACCTTTTGGTTGGTGCTCAG GGTGAACTTAAAATTGCTGACTTTGGTTGGTCAGTGCACACATTCAATCGCAGACGGACTATGTGTGGCACTCTTGATTATTTACCTCCTGAGATGG TGGAGAGTGTAGAGCACGATGCAAATGTAGACATATGGAGCCTTGGCGTCCTTTGCTATGAGTTCCTCTATGGGGTGCCTCCGTTTGAAGCAAAGGAACACTCGGACACATACAGAAg GATATTGCAAGTTGATCTGAAATTCCCCCCCAAACCCATAGTTTCATCAGCTGCAAAAGACCTCATTAGTCAG ATGCTAGTCAAAGATTCTTCACAGCGCCTGCCACTGTTCAAGGTACTTGAGCATCCTTGGATAGTGCAAAATGCAGATCCTTCTGGCGTTTTTAAGGGTTGA
- the LOC116021656 gene encoding RNA polymerase sigma factor sigC-like isoform X1 — MGFRLPLKWGLSVQPPFSTKSSSYWLSSISFKGRETLYNSLRTSPSFINGENDASHNDPLKVWTCLSDAQHCENDDSVTAVKMAIGRGSQSGFYTRTCNNVDMSAQEDKLPFLESSKAKHFGFLMQNLEMLEHIFADSDGVRLERDILVQLERIGALELFHTCLERTLKSSTSSNLTDVPIELIEEIQEDGLVNVNVDKSVVSSGKRQERESRRKRQPKNTRGIKVELLPKRFGDPRQPKLSSGKKLGNSRNTRQNIAKNEIEMSIGIKVVAELERLRSVLEEETGRVASSSGWAKAAGLSQKILQQRLHFGWYCRDELLRSTRSLIIYLARNYRGFGVAFDDLIQAGNMGVLEGAVRFDHTRGYKFSTYAQYWIRRSMSRTVAKHARGIRIPIKLRKSINEIQKARNALSSSHGKFLSESIIAEFTGLSTERIALANKRLRVVGSVDQKVGDCISVKFMEFTSDTSTMSPEEAVMREYMVNKMYLLLKDLMPIERQILIFRFGLGNIPRKSLEEIGRLFGVSKEWIRRVESRALAKLRNENCLQDFSRYLHV; from the exons ATGGGGTTTAGGCTGCCCCTGAAATGGGGTCTCTCAGTTCAGCCCCCTTTCTCCACCAAGTCATCATCGTATTGGCTTTCTTCAATTTCAT tCAAGGGAAGGGAGACTTTATACAATTCATTAAGGACTTCTCCATCTTTTATCAATGGGGAGAATGATGCTTCGCATAATGATCCTCTCAAGGTGTGGACTTGCTTATCTGATGCACAACACTGTGAAAATGACGACTCTGTAACTGCAGTGAAG ATGGCAATTGGCAGAGGGTCTCAAAGTGGATTCTACACCAGAACCTGCAACAATGTTGATATGTCAGCGCAGGAGGATAAGTTGCCATTCCTTGAATCATCCAAAGCAAAACATTTTGGTTTTCTGATGCAAAATCTTGAGATGCTGGAGCATATTTTTGCTGACTCAGATGGCGTTAGACTGGAAAGAGATATTCTTGTGCAACTAGAAAGGATTGGAGCTCTAGAATTATTCCATACCTGTCTTGAGAGGACACTAAAATCTTCGACTTCCTCCAATTTGACTGATGTGCCAATTGAGCTTATTGAAGAAATTCAGGAGGATGGTCTTGTGAATGTTAACGTGGATAAGAGTGTTGTCTCCTCTGGAAAAAGACAAGAAAGGGAATCAAGGAGAAAGAGACAACCCAAGAATACCAGAGGCATTAAAGTAGAACTATTGCCAAAAAGATTTGGAGATCCAAGACAGCCAAAGTTATCTTCtggaaaaaaattaggaaaTTCTAGAAATACACGTCAGAATATCGctaaaaatgaaatagaaatgtCAATTGGTATTAAG GTGGTTGCCGAACTGGAGAGGTTAAGGTCAGTACTGGAAGAAGAAACTGGCCGGGTAGCTAGCTCAAGTGGCTGGGCTAAAGCTGCTGGTCTGAGCCAAAAGATCTTGCAGCAGCGTTTACATTTTGGTTGGTATTGTAGGGATGAGCTTCTAAGAAGTACAAGGTCCTTAATCATATATCTTGCCAGAAACTACAGGGGATTTGGTGTGGCATTTGATGATCTAATCCAG GCAGGGAATATGGGTGTCCTAGAAGGTGCTGTAAGATTTGACCACACAAGGGGATACAAATTCTCAACCTATGCCCAGTATTGGATAAGGAGATCAATGTCGAGAACTGTAGCAAAGCATGCTAGAGGGATTCGAATTCCT ATCAAATTACGTAAATCAATAAATGAAATACAAAAAGCTCGAAATGCTTTGAGTAGCAGCCATGGAAAATTTCTGAGTGAAAGTATAATTGCAGAGTTCACAGGTCTTTCCACAGAAAGAATTGCATTGGCCAACAAACGACTGAGAGTTGTGGGTTCAGTTGATCAGAAAGTTGGAGACTGTATCAGTGTCAAATTCATG GAGTTTACCTCAGATACATCAACAATGAGTCCAGAAGAAGCTGTGATGAGAGAGTACATggtaaataaaatgtatttacTTCTCAAAGATTTGATGCCTATAGAGCGGCAGATATTGATCTTCAGGTTTGGTCTTGGAAATATTCCACGCAAGTCGCTCGAGGAGATTGGGAGGCTTTTTGGTGTTAGCAAAGAGTGGATTAGAAGAGTAGAAAGTAGAGCACTCGCAAAACTTAGAAATGAGAATTGTCTTCAGGATTTTAGCCGTTATCTGCATGTATAG
- the LOC116021656 gene encoding RNA polymerase sigma factor sigC-like isoform X2 — MEKCRISIFKGRETLYNSLRTSPSFINGENDASHNDPLKVWTCLSDAQHCENDDSVTAVKMAIGRGSQSGFYTRTCNNVDMSAQEDKLPFLESSKAKHFGFLMQNLEMLEHIFADSDGVRLERDILVQLERIGALELFHTCLERTLKSSTSSNLTDVPIELIEEIQEDGLVNVNVDKSVVSSGKRQERESRRKRQPKNTRGIKVELLPKRFGDPRQPKLSSGKKLGNSRNTRQNIAKNEIEMSIGIKVVAELERLRSVLEEETGRVASSSGWAKAAGLSQKILQQRLHFGWYCRDELLRSTRSLIIYLARNYRGFGVAFDDLIQAGNMGVLEGAVRFDHTRGYKFSTYAQYWIRRSMSRTVAKHARGIRIPIKLRKSINEIQKARNALSSSHGKFLSESIIAEFTGLSTERIALANKRLRVVGSVDQKVGDCISVKFMEFTSDTSTMSPEEAVMREYMVNKMYLLLKDLMPIERQILIFRFGLGNIPRKSLEEIGRLFGVSKEWIRRVESRALAKLRNENCLQDFSRYLHV; from the exons ATGGAAAAATGTCGGATTAGCATTT tCAAGGGAAGGGAGACTTTATACAATTCATTAAGGACTTCTCCATCTTTTATCAATGGGGAGAATGATGCTTCGCATAATGATCCTCTCAAGGTGTGGACTTGCTTATCTGATGCACAACACTGTGAAAATGACGACTCTGTAACTGCAGTGAAG ATGGCAATTGGCAGAGGGTCTCAAAGTGGATTCTACACCAGAACCTGCAACAATGTTGATATGTCAGCGCAGGAGGATAAGTTGCCATTCCTTGAATCATCCAAAGCAAAACATTTTGGTTTTCTGATGCAAAATCTTGAGATGCTGGAGCATATTTTTGCTGACTCAGATGGCGTTAGACTGGAAAGAGATATTCTTGTGCAACTAGAAAGGATTGGAGCTCTAGAATTATTCCATACCTGTCTTGAGAGGACACTAAAATCTTCGACTTCCTCCAATTTGACTGATGTGCCAATTGAGCTTATTGAAGAAATTCAGGAGGATGGTCTTGTGAATGTTAACGTGGATAAGAGTGTTGTCTCCTCTGGAAAAAGACAAGAAAGGGAATCAAGGAGAAAGAGACAACCCAAGAATACCAGAGGCATTAAAGTAGAACTATTGCCAAAAAGATTTGGAGATCCAAGACAGCCAAAGTTATCTTCtggaaaaaaattaggaaaTTCTAGAAATACACGTCAGAATATCGctaaaaatgaaatagaaatgtCAATTGGTATTAAG GTGGTTGCCGAACTGGAGAGGTTAAGGTCAGTACTGGAAGAAGAAACTGGCCGGGTAGCTAGCTCAAGTGGCTGGGCTAAAGCTGCTGGTCTGAGCCAAAAGATCTTGCAGCAGCGTTTACATTTTGGTTGGTATTGTAGGGATGAGCTTCTAAGAAGTACAAGGTCCTTAATCATATATCTTGCCAGAAACTACAGGGGATTTGGTGTGGCATTTGATGATCTAATCCAG GCAGGGAATATGGGTGTCCTAGAAGGTGCTGTAAGATTTGACCACACAAGGGGATACAAATTCTCAACCTATGCCCAGTATTGGATAAGGAGATCAATGTCGAGAACTGTAGCAAAGCATGCTAGAGGGATTCGAATTCCT ATCAAATTACGTAAATCAATAAATGAAATACAAAAAGCTCGAAATGCTTTGAGTAGCAGCCATGGAAAATTTCTGAGTGAAAGTATAATTGCAGAGTTCACAGGTCTTTCCACAGAAAGAATTGCATTGGCCAACAAACGACTGAGAGTTGTGGGTTCAGTTGATCAGAAAGTTGGAGACTGTATCAGTGTCAAATTCATG GAGTTTACCTCAGATACATCAACAATGAGTCCAGAAGAAGCTGTGATGAGAGAGTACATggtaaataaaatgtatttacTTCTCAAAGATTTGATGCCTATAGAGCGGCAGATATTGATCTTCAGGTTTGGTCTTGGAAATATTCCACGCAAGTCGCTCGAGGAGATTGGGAGGCTTTTTGGTGTTAGCAAAGAGTGGATTAGAAGAGTAGAAAGTAGAGCACTCGCAAAACTTAGAAATGAGAATTGTCTTCAGGATTTTAGCCGTTATCTGCATGTATAG